A stretch of Roseibium porphyridii DNA encodes these proteins:
- a CDS encoding glycosyltransferase: MEDSKAKDVGMPATAQSAELSVILPSFNEAANIPILVGLLDTALKGVRWEAIVVDDNSPDGTTKVARDIAARDARVRVIRRIGRRGLSGACIEGILASSAPFVAVMDADLQHDETMLPKMLDALKKDDTDLVVASRKVDGGTVGEGLSSIRAWGSNIANGLAQKLLNVTLKDPMSGFFMVRREKAEALAPQLSPQGFKILLDLVSSANGALKIKELPFTFRERQHGESKLDTLVTLDYFGLLLAKYFGDVVSVRFLMFGLVGASGLVVHLVALRLFLLGDMEFNLAQTAASFVAMTSNFFLNNQLTYRDRRLSGVQAVIGLFTFYAVCSVGVLANVGVANLMYADPAYWWFAGTAGAVMGAVWNYAASAALTWRKN; the protein is encoded by the coding sequence CGTTGGTATGCCGGCAACTGCACAGTCCGCCGAACTCAGTGTAATCTTGCCGAGTTTCAACGAAGCTGCCAATATTCCGATCCTTGTCGGGCTTCTGGATACGGCGCTGAAGGGCGTTCGCTGGGAAGCGATTGTCGTCGACGATAACTCGCCGGACGGAACAACCAAGGTTGCGCGCGACATTGCCGCAAGAGACGCCCGGGTCCGCGTGATCCGCAGGATCGGAAGACGCGGCCTGTCCGGAGCCTGTATCGAGGGCATACTCGCATCTTCAGCTCCATTTGTCGCCGTGATGGACGCCGATCTGCAGCATGATGAAACCATGTTGCCCAAGATGCTGGATGCCTTGAAAAAGGATGACACCGATCTTGTGGTCGCCAGCCGGAAAGTTGACGGTGGCACGGTTGGCGAAGGTCTGTCTTCGATACGTGCGTGGGGTTCCAATATCGCAAATGGTCTGGCGCAGAAGCTTCTCAATGTGACACTGAAGGATCCGATGAGCGGTTTCTTCATGGTCAGGCGCGAAAAGGCGGAAGCTCTGGCACCACAGCTTTCACCGCAAGGTTTCAAGATCTTGCTTGACCTGGTGTCCAGCGCGAACGGAGCGTTGAAAATCAAAGAGCTTCCGTTCACCTTTCGCGAGCGGCAACATGGCGAAAGCAAGCTCGATACGCTTGTGACACTGGACTATTTCGGCCTGCTCCTTGCCAAATATTTCGGTGATGTTGTCTCCGTTCGTTTTCTGATGTTCGGGCTTGTCGGTGCCAGTGGCCTTGTCGTGCACCTTGTGGCCCTGCGTCTGTTCCTGCTGGGCGACATGGAATTCAATCTTGCTCAGACGGCAGCGTCTTTTGTGGCGATGACATCCAACTTCTTTTTGAACAACCAGCTGACCTATCGCGACCGGCGCTTGAGCGGTGTGCAGGCCGTGATAGGCCTGTTCACTTTCTATGCCGTCTGCTCTGTGGGCGTGTTGGCCAACGTCGGTGTCGCGAACCTGATGTATGCCGATCCGGCCTATTGGTGGTTCGCAGGCACGGCAGGCGCGGTCATGGGAGCTGTCTGGAACTATGCGGCGAGTGCGGCTCTCACCTGGCGCAAAAACTGA
- a CDS encoding ArnT family glycosyltransferase: MDTRNEPIYLRPAGLVIIVALLTAMKLFAASQAHFVEDEAYYRIWGLNPALSYFDHPPMIGWWIAIGQAVFGDTVFAVRAMVVLSGLIGSLALWRTTSILFNRTAAGWAVLFLNTSLLVGIGGILATPDAPSVLFWGLSLWALAELSRSHNANWWLVVGLMAGCGLLSKYSVLFLGAGIVLWLLWVPDARRWWRSWQLWAGGLIALLCFAPVLYWNHAHEWASFYKQFGRAGAGGFTAKYVFEFFGALIGLLNPLIAILAGFGAYHMVKGLKARDGAPSLLLLSVAPFLLYLLYHSLHARVQANWPAPLFPAFAIMAAVFVANVKMRTRVWQRVGGVGVLLGIVVALIVQLHAVEPITGQFARKDPTFQLRGWPAIGASVQAIADAEDAAFVATTSYGLNGQLDFLFKDKLPVFQVTERVRYLMTPPPDIVLLEKPGLYVTEDRRNQADELQKVFEKVEEVAELERMVEGVRLERLIVYKIEGPTGPVLEPVRYR; the protein is encoded by the coding sequence ATGGACACAAGGAACGAGCCGATTTACCTGCGGCCGGCCGGTCTGGTGATTATCGTTGCGTTGCTGACAGCCATGAAGCTGTTCGCTGCATCACAGGCCCATTTCGTTGAGGACGAAGCCTATTACCGGATCTGGGGGCTCAATCCGGCGCTCAGCTATTTCGATCACCCTCCGATGATCGGCTGGTGGATCGCGATCGGACAAGCGGTGTTCGGTGACACGGTTTTTGCAGTCAGAGCCATGGTGGTCCTGTCCGGTCTCATCGGTTCTCTTGCTCTTTGGCGCACCACCTCGATTTTGTTCAACCGCACTGCCGCCGGCTGGGCGGTCTTGTTCCTCAACACCAGCCTGCTTGTTGGCATCGGCGGTATTCTGGCAACGCCGGACGCTCCTTCGGTCTTGTTCTGGGGCCTGAGCCTTTGGGCACTGGCCGAACTTAGTCGCTCTCACAACGCAAACTGGTGGCTGGTGGTCGGCCTGATGGCTGGCTGCGGCCTTCTTTCCAAATACTCGGTACTCTTTCTGGGTGCCGGCATTGTGCTTTGGCTTCTCTGGGTGCCGGACGCACGGCGATGGTGGAGATCTTGGCAGCTTTGGGCCGGAGGACTGATCGCACTGTTGTGTTTTGCTCCTGTGCTTTACTGGAATCATGCGCACGAGTGGGCAAGCTTCTACAAGCAGTTTGGCCGGGCGGGTGCAGGCGGCTTCACGGCAAAATATGTCTTTGAGTTTTTCGGCGCGCTGATCGGCCTGCTCAATCCATTGATTGCAATTCTCGCCGGCTTCGGCGCCTACCATATGGTGAAGGGCTTGAAAGCGAGAGATGGCGCGCCCTCACTGCTGCTCCTGAGCGTTGCTCCGTTTCTGCTCTATCTGCTCTATCACTCCTTGCACGCAAGGGTGCAGGCCAATTGGCCCGCGCCTCTTTTTCCCGCCTTTGCGATCATGGCGGCGGTGTTCGTGGCTAACGTCAAAATGCGCACACGAGTGTGGCAACGGGTCGGGGGCGTCGGGGTCCTTTTGGGGATCGTTGTTGCGTTGATCGTTCAATTGCATGCGGTTGAGCCGATCACCGGACAGTTCGCGCGGAAGGATCCGACTTTCCAATTGCGCGGGTGGCCCGCAATTGGTGCTTCGGTCCAGGCGATTGCCGATGCGGAAGATGCCGCCTTTGTTGCAACAACGAGTTACGGCCTGAACGGTCAACTGGACTTTCTTTTCAAAGACAAGTTGCCGGTATTCCAGGTGACCGAACGTGTGCGGTATCTGATGACGCCACCACCCGACATAGTTCTGCTGGAAAAACCAGGCCTTTATGTCACCGAAGATCGCCGAAACCAGGCAGATGAACTTCAGAAAGTCTTTGAAAAGGTCGAAGAAGTCGCAGAACTGGAGCGCATGGTTGAGGGGGTTCGTTTGGAACGGTTGATCGTTTACAAGATTGAAGGTCCGACCGGACCTGTTTTGGAGCCGGTCCGTTACAGATAG